From the genome of Topomyia yanbarensis strain Yona2022 unplaced genomic scaffold, ASM3024719v1 HiC_scaffold_12, whole genome shotgun sequence, one region includes:
- the LOC131694637 gene encoding histone H3 — MARTKQTARKSTGGKAPRKQLATKAARKSAPATGGVKKPHRYRPGTVALREIRRYQKSTELLIRKLPFQRLVREIAQDFKTDLRFQSSAVMALQEASEAYLVGLFEDTNLCAIHAKRVTIMPKDIQLARRIRGERA; from the coding sequence ATGGCCCGTACGAAACAGACCGCCCGCAAGTCCACCGGAGGGaaagctccccgcaagcagttggcaacgaaggctgcccgtaaaagtgccccagctacgggtggcgttaagaagccccatCGCTACCGACCAGGAACCGTCGCGCTACGAGAAATTCGTCGCTATCAGAAGTCGACAGAGCTACTAATCCGCAAGCTgcccttccagcgtctggttcgtgagatcgcgcaggacttcaaaaccgatctgcgcttccagagctcagccgtcatggcccttcaagaagccagcgaggcttacctggttggtttgttcgaggataccaatctgtgcgctatccatgccaagcgagtgaccatcatgccgaaagacatccaactggctcgccggatccgtggggagcgggcctaa
- the LOC131694638 gene encoding histone H2B-like: MAPKASGKAVKKSGGGGGKAQKNIATKAGGGEKKKRKQRRKESYAIYIYKVLKQVHPDTGVSSKAMSIMNSFVNDIFERIANEASRLAHYNRRSTITSREVQTAVRLLLPGELAKHAVSEGTKAVTKYTSSK; this comes from the coding sequence atggcaccgaaagccagcggaaaggctgtgaaaaaatccggcggcggcggtggcaaggcacagaagaacatcgccacaaaagcaggaggaggagagaagaagaagcgaaagcaacgccgcaaggaaagctacgctatctacatctacaaggtgCTGAAGCAGGTCCATCCGGACACCGGTGTCTCGTCGAAGGCGATGAGCATCATGAATAGCTTCGTGAACGACATCTTCGAGCGTATTGCTAACGAAGCATCTCGTCTGGCCCATTACAACCGACGGTCGACGATCACCTCCCGCGAGGTACAGACCGCCGTTCGTTTGCTGTTACCGGGCGAGCTGGCCAAACATGCCGTATCGGAAGGTACCAAGGCCGTTACCAAGTATACCAGCTCGAAGTAA
- the LOC131694675 gene encoding histone H1A, sperm-like: MAETAIDVAATAPAVVASPPAAKAPPKQAAKASKSDAKKPKKSSTHPPVSEMVLAAIRTLKERSGSSLQAIKKYIAVNYMCDVARLAPFIRKALKTGVEKGNITQTKGTGASGSFKVTVEAKKPAGDKKPPSGAAKKPKKSATKSGEKKNPPAGGGEKTSKPKAAIAAAKKSATKKAKAAAPAKAVTAATKQKATKPSKLEQHTRIQLARRLAR; encoded by the exons ATGGCTGAAACTGCTATCGACGTTGCTGCCACGGCCCCTGCCGTCGTCGCCTCTCCGCCAGCTGCCAAAGCACCACCGAAGCAGGCGGCCAAGGCTAGCAAGAGTGACGCCAAGAaaccgaaaaaatcttcaacccaTCCACCAGTGAGTGAGATGGTTCTGGCTGCCATCCGGACCCTGAAGGAACGGAGCGGATCATCACTGCAGGCGATCAAAAAGTACATCGCCGTCAACTACATGTGTGACGTCGCCAGGCTGGCTCCGTTTATCCGGAAGGCTTTGAAAACGGGTGTCGAGAAGGGAAACATCACCCAGACCAAGGGTACCGGTGCTTCCGGATCGTTTAAGGTGACGGTCGAAGCAAAGAAACCGGCTGGCGATAAGAAACCACCATCGGGTGCAGCGAAAAAACCGAAGAAATCGGCTACTAAATCCGGGGAGAAGAAAAATCCGCCGGCTGGTGGTGGTGAGAAGACCAGCAAGCCCAAGGCGGCGATCGCGGCCGCTAAGAAATCGGCTACGAAGAAAGCGAAAGCTGCTGCCCCTGCAAAGGCGGTAACGGCTGCCACTAAACAGAAAGCCACCAaaccatcgaag CTTGAGCAGCACACCCGCATTCAACTGGCCCGCCGATTGGCAAGATAA